Proteins encoded together in one Terriglobus saanensis SP1PR4 window:
- a CDS encoding helix-turn-helix transcriptional regulator, with translation MTSRIRNNIRNLRAEAGLTQQELADLIGVTRQTVNAIEGDKYSPTLEAAFRIAEVLKVPLESVFSFVKGKR, from the coding sequence ATGACGTCCAGGATCCGGAATAATATTCGGAATCTGCGGGCGGAGGCGGGTTTGACGCAACAGGAGCTGGCGGATCTGATCGGCGTGACGCGGCAGACGGTGAATGCGATTGAGGGCGATAAGTATTCGCCGACGCTGGAGGCCGCGTTCCGGATTGCGGAGGTGCTTAAAGTGCCGCTGGAAAGTGTTTTTTCGTTTGTGAAGGGGAAGCGGTAG
- a CDS encoding L-rhamnose/proton symporter RhaT has product MGANPLIGVIYHWIGGFASATNFIPFRGIKRWSWEVYWLIQGFAAWIVAPLVLCSIFVPHTATILMEAPRHTIYLAMFWGILWGVGGITFGLSIRYLGLALGYAIALGFCTFFGTLMPPIFAGTFGTVLHDRSGQIVLGGLALCLVAIAVNGTAGYLKEHEVTEEEKADAGERDFSFARGLAVAIFAGFMSAFFSVGLSAGKPIGDIARAHLVADGRLDLWQNLPVLIVVLWGGFITNLIWSGILIYKNKSAAEFVGQPGRNPLRAAAVSGNTIAGFDPTDPSLLRLSTKTLIANYFLAALAGVIWYFQFFFYSMGQTKMGHFEFSSWTLHMASIILFATLWGVLLKEWRGTRSRTKMLVTLGVCLLIGSTIVVGYGNYVKTNETAPATISAHK; this is encoded by the coding sequence ATGGGAGCGAATCCGCTCATCGGCGTCATCTACCACTGGATCGGCGGTTTTGCTTCCGCCACCAACTTCATTCCCTTCCGTGGCATCAAGCGCTGGTCGTGGGAAGTCTACTGGCTTATCCAGGGTTTTGCCGCATGGATCGTCGCCCCGCTGGTCCTCTGCAGCATCTTTGTCCCGCACACCGCGACCATCCTGATGGAAGCGCCCCGCCACACTATCTACCTCGCCATGTTCTGGGGGATTCTCTGGGGAGTCGGCGGCATCACTTTCGGCCTCTCCATCCGCTACCTCGGTCTGGCCCTCGGGTACGCCATCGCCCTGGGTTTCTGCACCTTCTTCGGAACGCTCATGCCGCCGATCTTTGCCGGGACCTTCGGTACGGTACTGCACGACCGATCCGGCCAGATCGTCCTCGGGGGACTCGCCCTCTGCCTTGTGGCCATTGCCGTCAACGGCACTGCGGGATATCTCAAGGAACACGAAGTTACTGAAGAAGAAAAGGCAGACGCCGGAGAGCGGGACTTCTCCTTTGCCCGCGGTCTGGCCGTCGCCATCTTCGCGGGCTTTATGAGCGCCTTCTTCTCGGTCGGCCTCTCTGCGGGAAAGCCCATCGGCGATATCGCCCGCGCCCACCTCGTTGCCGACGGACGCCTCGATCTCTGGCAGAACCTGCCCGTCCTGATCGTCGTGCTCTGGGGAGGCTTTATCACCAACCTGATCTGGTCCGGCATTCTGATCTATAAAAACAAGTCCGCCGCCGAGTTCGTAGGACAGCCGGGACGCAACCCGCTCCGCGCCGCCGCTGTTAGCGGAAACACTATTGCCGGATTTGATCCCACTGATCCATCGCTTTTACGGCTGTCCACTAAGACGCTGATTGCAAACTACTTCCTCGCCGCGCTCGCAGGTGTGATCTGGTACTTCCAGTTCTTCTTTTACTCCATGGGACAGACCAAAATGGGACACTTTGAGTTCTCTTCCTGGACCCTGCACATGGCGTCGATCATCCTCTTCGCCACCCTTTGGGGAGTCCTTCTGAAGGAGTGGCGCGGTACACGTAGCCGGACCAAGATGCTCGTCACCCTTGGGGTGTGTCTCCTGATCGGATCGACCATCGTGGTCGGCTACGGCAACTATGTCAAAACGAATGAAACCGCGCCAGCAACGATCAGTGCTCATAAGTAA
- a CDS encoding LutC/YkgG family protein translates to MSEARGIILDRIRAAKGASSTSSAQEAYAQISRTYLHGGQLDREGIVDLMEERLREYDAGVFRVAHAEVGAIVARVLQARGLARVLVPAGLPAEWMRGCEFVVDTGFNAGELDGFDGVLTTATVGIAETGTIVLQNAPGQGRRAITLVPDYQMCVLRVDDLVETVVEAMARLEATKELATTFFSGPSATADIEMTRIKGVHGPRFVDVLLVG, encoded by the coding sequence ATGAGCGAGGCTCGTGGAATCATTTTGGATCGTATCCGTGCGGCAAAGGGCGCATCGAGCACCTCGTCTGCACAGGAAGCCTACGCGCAGATCTCTCGCACATACCTGCACGGTGGCCAACTCGATCGCGAGGGCATCGTTGACCTGATGGAAGAGCGTCTGCGCGAGTACGATGCAGGCGTCTTTCGTGTGGCGCACGCCGAGGTGGGAGCGATCGTGGCGCGCGTGCTGCAGGCCCGTGGTCTTGCTCGTGTGCTCGTACCTGCGGGTCTGCCTGCGGAGTGGATGCGCGGCTGCGAATTTGTCGTGGACACCGGATTCAACGCCGGAGAACTGGACGGTTTTGACGGTGTTCTGACGACGGCGACAGTCGGCATCGCTGAGACAGGAACGATCGTGCTCCAGAATGCTCCGGGGCAGGGACGCCGCGCGATTACCCTTGTGCCGGACTACCAGATGTGCGTTCTGCGCGTCGACGATCTAGTGGAAACCGTTGTGGAAGCGATGGCTCGGCTGGAGGCGACGAAGGAGTTGGCGACGACGTTCTTCAGTGGACCTTCGGCGACGGCGGACATCGAGATGACGCGCATCAAGGGCGTCCACGGGCCGCGGTTTGTCGATGTGTTGCTGGTGGGGTAA
- a CDS encoding UDP-glucose--hexose-1-phosphate uridylyltransferase, giving the protein MTFDLSQTPHRRWNPLRGEWVLVSPHRTQRPWQGQTETTAAPVVAQYDPTCYLCPGNERAGGHHNPQYDATFVFENDFAALKPDIQAFKNDESNAGLIVAESESGICRVLCFSPRHDLTLAKMEVDDIRKVVDAWTQQLLDLGSRENIGYVQIFENRGAMMGASNPHPHGQIWASASVPDDPSKEQQQQLAHFTKNGKTLLSDYLALELKLAQRIVAENEHFVTLVPYWAVWPFEVIVISKRAVAGLDLLTEAERLGLAEMLKTVTSTYDKVFDVSFPYSMGLHGRPTDGEEHPEWHFHLHFYPPLLRSATVRKFMVGFELLGSPQRDITAESAAETLRTALKKIASRE; this is encoded by the coding sequence ATGACCTTCGACCTGTCGCAGACGCCGCACCGTCGCTGGAACCCCCTCCGTGGCGAGTGGGTACTCGTCTCTCCGCACCGGACGCAGCGTCCTTGGCAGGGCCAGACCGAAACGACCGCCGCTCCGGTTGTGGCGCAGTACGATCCGACCTGCTATCTATGCCCCGGCAACGAGCGGGCGGGTGGACACCACAATCCGCAGTACGACGCGACCTTCGTCTTTGAAAACGACTTCGCCGCGCTGAAGCCGGATATCCAGGCCTTCAAAAACGACGAAAGTAACGCAGGACTGATCGTGGCCGAGAGCGAAAGCGGCATCTGTCGCGTTCTCTGTTTCTCGCCGCGACATGATCTGACGCTGGCGAAGATGGAAGTCGACGACATCCGCAAGGTGGTGGATGCGTGGACACAACAGCTTCTGGATCTCGGGTCACGCGAAAATATCGGCTATGTACAGATCTTCGAAAACCGCGGAGCCATGATGGGTGCGAGCAACCCGCATCCACACGGACAGATCTGGGCGAGCGCTTCAGTTCCTGACGATCCGTCGAAGGAACAGCAGCAACAGTTGGCGCATTTCACGAAGAATGGTAAGACGCTGCTTTCGGATTACCTGGCGCTGGAACTCAAGCTGGCGCAGCGAATCGTGGCCGAGAATGAGCATTTTGTAACGCTGGTTCCGTACTGGGCAGTCTGGCCGTTTGAGGTGATCGTGATCTCGAAGCGCGCCGTAGCCGGCCTCGACCTGCTGACGGAAGCCGAGCGGCTTGGCCTGGCGGAGATGTTGAAGACCGTGACGAGCACCTACGACAAGGTCTTCGACGTCTCATTCCCGTATTCGATGGGTCTTCACGGACGTCCTACAGACGGAGAAGAGCATCCGGAGTGGCACTTCCATCTGCACTTCTATCCGCCGCTTCTGCGGTCGGCGACGGTGCGGAAGTTCATGGTGGGCTTCGAGTTGCTGGGTTCTCCGCAGCGCGACATAACGGCGGAGTCTGCGGCGGAGACGCTGCGGACGGCCCTGAAAAAAATAGCCTCAAGAGAATGA
- the galK gene encoding galactokinase, with translation MNISTQELAADHTERFGQQGTSFSAPARVNLIGEHTDYTGGFVLPLAIGFETTATISPRTDRKAVLYSSNFDEQVEYELDAMPQKGRGHWSDYGMGVVWSLAKDDIKTSGFNLSVEGNVPLGSGLSSSASVEVAVAMALLSLAETEIPGEKIATLCRRAENDFVGAPSGIMDQFVITNAVAEKALLLDCRSLEFYLLPLRPDIRIVIANSMVKHSIAEGAYRDRREEVEAGQAVLSKMNPQIKLLRDATMDDLKQARGRMSDASYRRCRHIITENARVLEARSALFGGDMRKLGDLLFAAHISMRDDFEASAPEVDKLVDLARSLPGCIGSRITGGGFGGCTVNLVEAQYADNFAEQLKLRYKDAAGIEAEIYVCEAVDGAVARAKAGE, from the coding sequence ATGAATATCTCCACCCAAGAACTCGCCGCCGATCACACTGAACGCTTTGGTCAACAGGGAACCAGCTTCTCCGCTCCCGCACGCGTCAACCTTATCGGTGAACATACGGACTATACGGGCGGTTTCGTCCTTCCGCTCGCCATCGGGTTCGAGACGACGGCGACGATCAGCCCACGTACTGACCGCAAGGCGGTCCTCTATTCCTCGAACTTTGACGAACAGGTGGAATACGAGCTCGACGCCATGCCACAAAAGGGCCGCGGACACTGGAGCGACTATGGCATGGGCGTCGTCTGGAGCCTGGCAAAAGACGACATCAAGACTTCCGGATTCAATCTATCCGTAGAAGGCAATGTGCCCCTCGGCTCGGGTCTTAGTTCTTCGGCTTCCGTGGAAGTCGCCGTCGCTATGGCGCTGCTCTCTCTCGCAGAGACGGAGATCCCGGGCGAAAAGATTGCCACGCTTTGCCGCCGCGCCGAGAACGACTTCGTCGGTGCGCCGTCGGGCATCATGGACCAGTTCGTCATCACGAACGCCGTTGCGGAGAAAGCACTTCTCCTCGACTGCCGTTCGCTGGAGTTTTACCTGCTTCCGCTCCGGCCGGACATTCGCATCGTCATCGCAAACTCCATGGTGAAGCACTCCATCGCCGAGGGCGCGTATCGCGATCGCCGCGAAGAGGTTGAGGCCGGTCAGGCTGTTCTCTCCAAGATGAATCCTCAGATCAAGCTTCTCCGCGATGCCACCATGGACGATCTGAAGCAAGCGCGTGGACGCATGAGCGACGCCTCCTATCGCCGCTGCCGCCACATCATCACCGAGAACGCGCGTGTGCTTGAAGCGCGTTCCGCGCTCTTCGGCGGCGACATGCGCAAGTTAGGCGACCTGCTCTTCGCCGCACACATCAGCATGCGCGATGATTTCGAAGCAAGCGCACCCGAGGTAGACAAGCTGGTCGATCTGGCGCGCAGTCTTCCAGGCTGCATCGGATCGCGCATCACGGGCGGCGGCTTTGGCGGCTGCACTGTAAATCTTGTCGAAGCGCAATACGCCGACAACTTCGCCGAGCAATTGAAGCTGCGGTACAAAGACGCGGCCGGAATTGAAGCAGAGATCTACGTGTGTGAGGCTGTGGACGGTGCCGTGGCTCGTGCCAAGGCGGGCGAATGA
- a CDS encoding substrate-binding domain-containing protein, translating to MSKAAKRLYLIPVLSKALDILELLQAEGEPMSLEALHRRTKVSKTTVYRVLKTFTHRGYLARSTDGLYRVVSKPKKMRFGFAAQSAEMPFSIAVTESLKAATAAAGIDLLVLDNKYDAATAIRNAEEFVKARVDLVIEFQVEQDAAPVIADKIAAAGIPMIAIDIPHPHATYFGVDNYRAGHEAGGVLAYHAQRQWNGKVDWVLGLELPEAGTLVQSRTTGAFEAVKAALPEIPVESFVRLDGRGMREKSRKVVADFLNRHPKDKGVLIAAANDTSALGALDAVRELKREKQVAIVGQDAIPEAVAEIAKNKSALIGTVSHEAAGYGTRLIHIGLALLSGQTVPPYNYAETKLVTAETAGRI from the coding sequence GTGAGCAAGGCGGCGAAGAGGCTATATCTCATACCGGTGTTGTCGAAGGCGCTCGATATTCTCGAGCTGCTACAGGCCGAGGGCGAACCTATGTCGCTGGAGGCACTGCACCGGCGGACGAAGGTGTCCAAGACGACGGTGTATCGCGTCCTGAAAACATTTACGCATCGCGGTTATCTGGCGCGAAGCACGGATGGTCTGTATCGCGTCGTCTCGAAGCCGAAGAAGATGCGCTTCGGTTTCGCGGCGCAGTCTGCGGAGATGCCGTTTTCGATTGCCGTGACGGAGAGCCTGAAGGCTGCGACGGCAGCGGCGGGTATCGACCTGCTGGTGCTGGACAACAAGTACGACGCAGCGACGGCGATTCGCAATGCCGAGGAGTTCGTGAAGGCACGCGTGGACCTCGTGATCGAGTTTCAGGTGGAGCAGGACGCGGCTCCGGTGATTGCGGACAAGATCGCGGCGGCCGGTATTCCGATGATCGCAATCGATATTCCGCATCCGCATGCAACGTACTTCGGCGTGGACAACTATCGCGCGGGACACGAAGCGGGTGGCGTGCTGGCGTACCACGCGCAACGTCAGTGGAACGGCAAGGTGGATTGGGTCCTCGGTCTGGAACTGCCAGAGGCGGGAACGCTGGTGCAGAGCCGGACGACGGGCGCCTTTGAGGCCGTGAAGGCGGCTCTTCCGGAGATCCCGGTGGAGAGCTTTGTGCGCCTGGATGGGCGAGGCATGCGCGAAAAGAGCCGTAAGGTGGTCGCGGATTTCCTGAACCGGCACCCGAAGGACAAGGGCGTTCTGATCGCCGCTGCGAACGATACAAGCGCGCTGGGCGCCCTGGATGCCGTGCGCGAGTTGAAGCGCGAAAAGCAGGTTGCGATTGTGGGCCAGGATGCGATTCCCGAAGCGGTTGCGGAGATTGCGAAGAACAAGTCCGCACTGATCGGTACGGTCTCGCATGAGGCGGCAGGATATGGAACGCGGCTGATTCATATTGGGCTGGCTTTGCTGAGCGGCCAGACGGTGCCTCCGTACAACTATGCGGAGACAAAGCTGGTGACCGCGGAGACGGCGGGGCGGATCTAG
- a CDS encoding TIM barrel protein, whose product MASGQGLGNRAQERVFAALDGFRIEVPSWGFSNTGTRFGKFVQAAAATSIEEKFADAGEVNKLTGAAPTVALHVLWDTPKGVKDVPQIRQLEEKYGVRAGSINPNLFQDQAYKFGAMANPDADVRKLAIAHLLESVEIGKELGSKDVSIWDSDGSNYPGTQSIRKRIVWTEEALAATHAALGPDQRMLVEYKPFEPAFYHTDIADWGMALMLAHKAGPKAKVLVDTGHHYQGQNIEQIVAWLLHMDMLGGFHFNDRKYADDDLTLGSIDPYQVFRIFHEILSETGPAVKDVAFMIDQSHNLKGKMEAAVQTVVTAQEIYARAALVDREQLGELQDKCDLVAAEELYRGCFWTDVRPMVREWREARGLAADPLAQLKTSGYVEEAAKARGAKNAGSVATYA is encoded by the coding sequence ATGGCGAGTGGGCAGGGGTTGGGGAATCGGGCGCAGGAGCGGGTGTTTGCGGCGCTGGATGGATTTCGGATTGAGGTGCCCTCGTGGGGTTTTTCCAATACCGGGACGCGATTTGGAAAGTTTGTGCAGGCTGCGGCCGCGACTTCGATTGAAGAGAAGTTTGCCGATGCCGGTGAGGTCAACAAGCTGACCGGTGCCGCACCGACGGTGGCTCTGCACGTATTGTGGGATACGCCCAAAGGAGTGAAAGACGTCCCCCAGATTCGGCAACTGGAAGAGAAATATGGCGTGCGCGCGGGATCGATCAACCCGAACCTTTTTCAGGATCAAGCGTATAAGTTTGGCGCGATGGCGAATCCGGATGCGGATGTCCGGAAGCTGGCGATCGCTCATCTGTTGGAGTCGGTCGAGATCGGCAAAGAACTCGGTTCGAAGGACGTTTCCATTTGGGACTCGGATGGATCGAATTATCCAGGAACACAGAGCATACGCAAGCGCATTGTGTGGACGGAAGAGGCGCTCGCGGCGACGCACGCGGCCCTTGGTCCGGACCAGCGGATGCTGGTCGAGTACAAGCCCTTTGAACCGGCTTTCTATCACACGGACATCGCCGACTGGGGCATGGCGCTGATGCTGGCACACAAGGCCGGACCGAAAGCCAAGGTATTGGTAGATACCGGCCATCACTACCAGGGACAGAACATCGAGCAGATCGTGGCCTGGTTGCTGCATATGGATATGCTGGGTGGCTTCCACTTCAACGATCGCAAGTATGCGGACGACGATCTGACGCTGGGATCGATCGATCCCTACCAGGTCTTCCGAATCTTCCACGAGATTTTGAGCGAGACCGGACCTGCGGTGAAGGATGTAGCCTTCATGATCGACCAGAGCCACAACCTGAAGGGCAAGATGGAGGCAGCGGTGCAGACCGTGGTCACAGCGCAGGAGATCTACGCGCGCGCTGCTCTTGTAGACCGCGAGCAGCTTGGCGAGTTGCAGGACAAGTGCGACTTGGTGGCTGCGGAAGAGTTGTACCGTGGCTGCTTTTGGACAGACGTTCGGCCGATGGTGCGGGAGTGGAGAGAGGCGCGTGGTCTGGCGGCTGATCCCCTGGCGCAGTTGAAGACGAGCGGTTACGTGGAAGAGGCTGCAAAGGCGCGTGGTGCGAAAAACGCCGGAAGCGTGGCAACCTATGCGTAA
- a CDS encoding LutB/LldF family L-lactate oxidation iron-sulfur protein — protein sequence MSRIPLDPRTAPSFQTAAKVSLQDAQLRKNVKHATEVIQAKRKKLVDEKKDWQELREAGRQIRAHSLAHLEIYLEEFERNFTRAGGVLHWARDAKEAQEIVVRLTKEIGADEVIKIKSMTTEEIQLNRALEAAGVKAYETDLAELIIQLGEDQPSHIVVPALHKNRTQIREIFMREMNLPNLGESPQDLADAARTFLREKFLRVKTGVSGANFLIAETGGICIVESEGNGRMCLTMPETLIAVVGIEKVIPRFQDLEVMLQILARSATGERMNPYNSIWTGVHKGDGPKAMHVVLLDNARTDVLADGEGRQTLQCIRCAACLNACPVYRQTGGHAYGSVYAGPIGAILTPQMMGMEHAQSLPYASSLCGACYEVCPVKINIPEVLIHLRHKVVERSGWWAPEKVAMKAVAAVFRSEKRFRAAQRLGRMAGAPLVKKEKQVEGLVQLKGSDTTTPGWIGWLPGLMGGWTDTRDLQAMPKETFRDWWEKR from the coding sequence ATGAGCCGCATCCCGCTGGATCCACGCACCGCCCCCAGCTTCCAGACGGCGGCGAAGGTCTCTCTGCAGGACGCGCAGCTTCGCAAAAACGTGAAGCACGCTACCGAGGTCATCCAGGCAAAACGGAAGAAGCTCGTTGACGAGAAAAAAGACTGGCAGGAGCTGCGCGAGGCCGGACGGCAGATTCGCGCGCACTCGCTGGCGCACCTTGAGATCTACCTCGAAGAGTTTGAGCGAAACTTTACGCGCGCGGGCGGTGTGCTGCACTGGGCCCGCGATGCGAAGGAAGCGCAGGAGATCGTCGTTCGTTTGACGAAGGAGATCGGGGCCGACGAGGTCATCAAGATCAAGTCGATGACGACCGAGGAGATCCAGTTGAACCGCGCGCTGGAGGCTGCGGGCGTGAAGGCCTACGAGACAGACCTCGCCGAACTTATTATTCAGCTTGGCGAAGACCAGCCTTCGCATATCGTGGTGCCCGCGCTGCATAAGAATCGAACGCAGATCCGCGAGATCTTTATGCGTGAGATGAATCTGCCTAACCTTGGCGAGTCTCCCCAGGATTTGGCCGATGCGGCGCGAACCTTCCTCCGTGAAAAGTTCCTGCGCGTGAAGACTGGCGTCAGCGGTGCCAACTTCCTGATCGCGGAGACAGGCGGCATCTGCATCGTCGAAAGCGAAGGCAACGGACGCATGTGCCTCACGATGCCGGAGACCCTGATCGCCGTCGTAGGCATCGAGAAGGTCATACCGCGTTTCCAGGATCTCGAAGTCATGCTGCAGATCCTTGCGCGTTCGGCGACGGGCGAGCGGATGAATCCGTACAACTCCATCTGGACCGGTGTCCATAAGGGCGACGGACCGAAGGCGATGCACGTGGTCCTGCTGGACAACGCGCGAACCGACGTTCTGGCTGACGGCGAAGGCCGGCAGACGCTGCAGTGCATCCGTTGCGCGGCTTGCCTGAACGCCTGCCCGGTCTACCGGCAGACGGGCGGCCATGCCTATGGAAGCGTCTACGCCGGGCCGATCGGTGCGATCCTGACGCCGCAGATGATGGGTATGGAACATGCACAGTCGCTGCCGTACGCCTCGTCTCTCTGCGGTGCCTGTTATGAAGTCTGTCCGGTGAAGATCAACATTCCGGAGGTGCTCATCCATCTGCGCCACAAGGTGGTAGAGCGTAGCGGCTGGTGGGCTCCGGAGAAGGTCGCTATGAAGGCCGTAGCCGCAGTCTTCCGGTCCGAAAAACGCTTCCGCGCGGCGCAGCGTCTGGGCCGTATGGCTGGGGCTCCTCTGGTGAAGAAAGAGAAGCAGGTCGAAGGCCTTGTGCAGTTGAAGGGCTCCGACACAACCACGCCGGGATGGATCGGCTGGCTGCCGGGGCTGATGGGTGGATGGACGGACACGCGCGACCTGCAGGCGATGCCGAAGGAGACGTTCCGGGATTGGTGGGAGAAGCGATGA
- a CDS encoding (Fe-S)-binding protein yields the protein MKVALFITCYNDTLFPATGKAVVEVLERLGHTVEFPAGQTCCGQMHWNTGYQDEALPLLERFVTQFEHSEAVVIPSSSCVAMMRDHYGIMAEKIGDPQLIDRVKTLLPRVWEFSEFLTKKLGLTDVGAYYPHRVTYHASCHGLRSLHLGDGPMSLLRSVKGIDLVEIANLDRCCGFGGTFAVKNADVSSAMLAEKTLAVLDTGAETCAAADNSCLMHIQGALHRQRTGVATMHLAEILAGTEETHQCSIHPKAIDGTGVRI from the coding sequence GTGAAGGTCGCATTGTTCATCACTTGTTACAACGACACGCTCTTCCCGGCGACGGGCAAAGCTGTCGTGGAAGTTCTGGAACGGCTCGGACATACGGTGGAGTTTCCCGCAGGCCAGACGTGCTGCGGGCAGATGCACTGGAACACCGGATACCAGGACGAGGCGCTGCCGCTGCTGGAGAGGTTTGTCACGCAGTTTGAACACTCCGAGGCCGTGGTGATTCCATCCTCAAGCTGCGTGGCCATGATGCGCGATCACTACGGCATCATGGCGGAGAAGATCGGCGATCCGCAGTTGATAGACCGGGTGAAAACATTGCTGCCAAGAGTCTGGGAGTTCTCCGAGTTCCTGACGAAGAAGCTGGGCCTGACGGACGTGGGCGCTTACTATCCCCATCGCGTGACGTACCACGCAAGCTGCCATGGTTTGCGGTCGCTGCATCTCGGCGATGGGCCAATGTCGCTCTTACGATCGGTGAAGGGAATCGACCTTGTGGAGATTGCCAACCTGGATCGCTGCTGCGGCTTTGGCGGAACCTTCGCCGTCAAGAACGCGGACGTGAGCAGCGCCATGCTGGCGGAAAAGACACTCGCGGTTCTGGACACTGGCGCGGAGACCTGCGCGGCGGCGGACAACTCCTGCCTGATGCACATCCAGGGAGCGCTGCACCGGCAGAGGACCGGTGTCGCGACGATGCACCTCGCCGAGATTCTTGCGGGAACCGAAGAGACGCACCAATGTTCGATTCACCCAAAGGCGATCGACGGAACCGGGGTGCGCATATGA